The DNA region CGCCGCCACCCGCTGCTCAACGACGTGCAGGGAGATGTGGTAGGCGTCCTCGATGCTGATCTGCGGCCAACACGTGGTCAGCGGCTGCAGGGTGGTGCCGCTGCTCAGGGCCTGGTACAGCTCGGCGCCATACTGACGGCGCAGGTCCTCGCTCATGGTCTGGCCTCCGCGAGGAAGTCCAGGCACTGGCGGTTGAACAGCTCGCGGTGCTCGACCATTACCCAGTGCCCACATTCGCTGAGCATGACGAAGCGAATGTGGCGGCAGGCTTCCAGCATCGTCTGCGCACCGCTGGCCGGGCAGAACTTGTCGTTCATGCCCCAGAAGCCGAGGATCGGGCATTGCAGCTCGCCCAGGCGATTGGCCAGGTTCGGCACCTGCATGCTCGACAGCACGCAACGCGGTTGTTGCAGGACTACGCTGACCCGCTCATCGACGGTTTCAGCGCTGATCAGCGACGGGTCGAACA from Pseudomonas cavernicola includes:
- a CDS encoding alpha/beta fold hydrolase; its protein translation is RLLDALDIQRCVLIGNSLGGAIAIKLALDQPARVSKLVLMAPGGLMEKEQYYLQMEGIQKMGAAFAAGELNDAAGMRRLLGLQLFDPSLISAETVDERVSVVLQQPRCVLSSMQVPNLANRLGELQCPILGFWGMNDKFCPASGAQTMLEACRHIRFVMLSECGHWVMVEHRELFNRQCLDFLAEARP